A portion of the Bifidobacterium crudilactis genome contains these proteins:
- a CDS encoding YobI family P-loop NTPase: MSVGKMEERRGDVDTIEQDDEFIGEWELRPLTPRYQESHHSPYVEALNDCLKNTNIHNIALSGGYGVGKSSILSRFADEHEGDVVQVSLLTLTLVDKSQIDDSVPKQSTTKTNLIQQEIVKQLLYSAEPKDMPQSRFRRIGKPSRLREAIIAAYCGVVFLGIMFITGWFGKIGSAVSSTFKIDWNPVANMMVLLLVGVVSALVLIELSRGRVHLRQLSAGPATVTLDEESVSFFDQYLDEIVYFFERSRRTLVIFEDLDRFDDFHIFETLRALNLLLNSPRKRLRKPIRFIYALKDSVFDEASLPKAKPSGAKEGTEAKNIPEAEGTEKAESIRANRTKFFDIVIPVVPFISHTTAGSLILKLLERSESRVSPWIADVAGRYVTDMRLLKNVCNEFIVFHDRLNAGDGVDVKYEADQIFAMMLYKNTRIRQFELMKTGESDMDGLYVDYRRLVSRNISVLQQENRELVQQQTDLTLTSKRSEKHGAALRTFVETAMKSLNAAGKSYSMKFLNKSLSPADLGKQSFWASIAASGVQDFLTVT; this comes from the coding sequence ATGTCTGTTGGGAAAATGGAAGAGCGGCGGGGCGACGTGGACACTATAGAGCAGGACGATGAATTCATCGGGGAATGGGAACTTCGCCCATTGACTCCGAGGTATCAGGAGAGTCATCACTCACCGTATGTTGAGGCACTGAATGACTGTTTGAAGAACACAAACATCCACAACATCGCTTTGTCCGGCGGCTACGGGGTGGGCAAGAGCAGCATATTATCCCGTTTTGCAGATGAGCATGAGGGGGATGTCGTACAAGTATCGCTGCTAACACTCACTCTCGTGGATAAGAGCCAGATAGATGATTCAGTTCCCAAGCAGTCCACCACAAAGACAAACCTCATTCAACAGGAAATCGTGAAACAACTGCTCTACAGTGCTGAACCGAAAGACATGCCACAGTCCCGGTTCAGACGTATTGGCAAACCGAGTCGATTGCGTGAAGCGATTATTGCAGCATATTGCGGAGTGGTATTTCTTGGCATCATGTTCATTACCGGCTGGTTTGGAAAAATAGGAAGTGCGGTATCGTCAACTTTCAAGATAGATTGGAATCCGGTCGCGAACATGATGGTTTTGCTCTTGGTGGGCGTGGTGTCGGCACTGGTCCTCATCGAACTGTCACGTGGCAGGGTTCACCTGCGGCAATTATCCGCTGGTCCCGCGACTGTGACCCTTGATGAAGAGTCTGTTTCCTTCTTCGACCAGTACCTTGATGAAATCGTTTATTTCTTCGAGCGTTCTCGTCGCACCCTAGTGATTTTCGAGGACCTGGACCGGTTCGATGACTTCCACATTTTCGAGACGCTAAGGGCGCTGAACTTACTGCTGAATAGTCCGAGGAAACGTCTGAGAAAACCCATTCGTTTCATCTATGCCCTCAAGGACAGCGTATTTGATGAAGCATCATTGCCCAAGGCCAAACCGTCTGGAGCGAAAGAGGGTACAGAAGCAAAGAACATTCCAGAAGCAGAGGGGACGGAAAAGGCCGAATCAATCCGTGCGAATAGGACCAAGTTCTTCGACATCGTGATTCCGGTCGTGCCGTTCATTTCGCACACGACCGCCGGCAGTCTGATTCTCAAACTCTTGGAGAGGTCCGAATCTCGTGTGTCGCCGTGGATTGCCGATGTCGCAGGACGCTATGTGACTGATATGCGTTTGCTGAAGAACGTCTGCAACGAATTCATCGTCTTCCATGATCGCCTCAACGCCGGTGACGGGGTCGATGTGAAATACGAGGCCGATCAGATCTTTGCGATGATGCTTTACAAGAACACGCGCATCCGCCAGTTCGAGCTGATGAAGACCGGGGAAAGCGATATGGACGGCCTGTACGTGGATTACCGCCGACTAGTCTCCCGGAATATCAGCGTCCTGCAACAGGAGAATCGAGAACTGGTACAGCAGCAAACCGACCTCACCCTGACCAGCAAACGAAGCGAAAAACATGGTGCAGCATTACGCACATTCGTGGAGACAGCGATGAAATCACTGAATGCTGCGGGTAAATCCTACAGTATGAAATTCTTGAACAAGTCGTTGAGCCCGGCCGATCTTGGTAAACAGTCCTTCTGGGCATCAATAGCAGCATCTGGTGTACAGGATTTTCTCACAGTAACCTGA
- a CDS encoding aldo/keto reductase, translating into MQYRHLGRSGLLVSGIGLGTMNFGDATAEDEADRVMDRAVELGVNFFDSADVYGGPQRPDMEKGYGISEEIVGRWLKKSGHRDDIVLATKVYQPMGYGPNDRHLSAYHIKRACEASLKRLQTDHIDVYQMHHIDRSTPFEEIWQAMTQLIAEGKITYVGSSNFAGWDVAVAQAAADKRNLLGLVSEQSLYNLANRAIEQELIPALQHFGMGLIPWSPLMSGLLAGPAAGSKGLRRNTQRTLGDRERHAAQISSFEELCSQLGHTPAAVAYAWLLAQPVVSTVIAGARTVEQIESSVQAMEITLDADSLAKLDSIWPGPGQAPQSYAW; encoded by the coding sequence ATGCAATATCGTCATTTGGGGCGTTCGGGACTGCTGGTGAGCGGTATCGGACTAGGCACAATGAATTTCGGTGACGCAACGGCTGAAGATGAAGCTGACAGAGTCATGGATAGAGCTGTGGAATTAGGAGTCAACTTCTTTGATTCCGCTGACGTGTATGGCGGACCACAGCGCCCGGATATGGAGAAGGGGTACGGAATATCCGAGGAAATCGTGGGACGGTGGCTCAAGAAGTCCGGACACCGTGATGACATTGTGCTGGCGACCAAGGTCTACCAGCCTATGGGCTATGGCCCCAACGACCGCCATCTATCGGCGTATCACATCAAGCGTGCCTGCGAGGCAAGTCTGAAGCGCTTGCAGACCGACCATATCGATGTATATCAGATGCATCATATCGACCGCTCTACTCCGTTTGAGGAGATCTGGCAGGCGATGACCCAATTGATCGCAGAAGGCAAGATTACGTATGTCGGTTCAAGCAACTTCGCGGGGTGGGATGTGGCGGTGGCGCAGGCGGCAGCCGACAAGCGCAATCTGCTGGGTTTGGTGTCGGAACAAAGTCTCTACAATCTCGCGAATCGTGCAATCGAGCAGGAGTTGATCCCCGCGCTGCAGCATTTCGGTATGGGGCTGATCCCCTGGAGCCCACTGATGTCGGGATTGTTGGCTGGGCCGGCGGCAGGCTCAAAAGGCCTGAGACGTAATACGCAGAGAACTCTAGGTGATCGTGAGCGTCATGCTGCCCAAATCTCTTCCTTCGAAGAACTGTGCAGCCAGCTAGGGCACACGCCTGCGGCAGTGGCGTATGCCTGGTTGCTCGCACAGCCGGTAGTCTCCACCGTCATCGCTGGAGCCCGTACCGTGGAACAGATCGAAAGCTCGGTACAGGCTATGGAGATCACTCTTGATGCGGACTCGCTCGCCAAACTCGACTCGATCTGGCCCGGACCGGGCCAAGCACCGCAATCATATGCGTGGTGA
- a CDS encoding cyclophilin-like fold protein, with translation MDVAGTVVRFAARDVSVNVTIVDDNATTRDFLSMLPMTLSFEDYNGMEKITYPPRGFTTTGNTGMKPEVGDLFSFIPWSNLGFFYETGSLGFSDKLVRIGKTDDIEGIMKLDGQQVTISAVGK, from the coding sequence GTGGATGTTGCCGGAACCGTCGTCCGGTTCGCTGCCCGCGACGTGTCTGTCAACGTGACCATAGTGGACGATAACGCCACAACCCGTGATTTTCTTTCGATGCTACCGATGACACTGTCCTTCGAGGATTACAACGGCATGGAGAAAATCACCTACCCGCCGCGTGGCTTTACCACGACAGGGAACACAGGCATGAAGCCCGAGGTGGGCGACCTGTTCTCGTTCATCCCGTGGAGCAATCTCGGTTTCTTCTATGAAACGGGATCGCTGGGATTTAGCGACAAGCTCGTTCGCATCGGAAAGACCGACGATATCGAAGGAATCATGAAGCTCGATGGACAGCAGGTCACGATATCAGCCGTCGGCAAGTGA
- a CDS encoding MFS transporter — protein sequence MNTAHMSPYAKSELREPDPQRGEHSRSCAQRQGKSFRGYIAASLSLIAVFAASGAPYPLYERYRIEEGLSTGDLSWATVSYLFAVLATLLVFGQISDYLGRKPVTLAALVLAALGSAVLLHLNGMMVLILGRVLQGAACGLAASATQAYVLDTAPRHPTWLGAATATNVSQIGIVLGTLGGGFLAWSSPSPEQAPMLASIMLTVLALLLVIAADHDPVGRRSGAMTSLRPVVAIPQAARPLIVASAGVFISTWALTGFYQSFAPTISATYLGTRNPVMAALVIASVVGPQPFGAAVSGRIPVRKAQVYGSVTFAFAVSAIAFGLYRHSAPLVIGSGLIAGLSQGVGYTASVRMLLDKVTGDQHAGLMSAISMISYIGSAVPSFIAGQLSLVMSLQTIATGYVGLAAAGALLIIGIRHRTT from the coding sequence GTGAATACGGCACACATGTCACCATACGCAAAGAGTGAGTTGCGTGAACCGGATCCGCAGCGGGGCGAACATAGCAGGTCTTGCGCTCAGCGACAGGGAAAGTCCTTTCGTGGATACATTGCCGCGTCGCTTTCTCTTATTGCGGTTTTTGCCGCCTCAGGCGCTCCTTATCCACTGTATGAGCGGTACAGGATTGAGGAGGGGCTGTCGACCGGCGATTTATCATGGGCCACCGTCAGCTATCTCTTCGCCGTGTTGGCGACATTGCTGGTTTTCGGACAGATATCAGACTATCTGGGACGTAAACCGGTTACGCTGGCGGCACTGGTACTCGCTGCATTGGGATCAGCGGTCTTGCTGCACCTGAATGGCATGATGGTACTTATCCTGGGAAGAGTACTCCAAGGAGCGGCATGTGGACTAGCTGCATCCGCGACACAGGCCTATGTCTTGGACACCGCTCCTCGACACCCGACGTGGCTGGGAGCCGCCACCGCGACTAATGTTTCTCAGATTGGCATCGTGCTGGGCACTCTGGGAGGCGGGTTCCTGGCCTGGTCGTCTCCGTCTCCTGAGCAGGCCCCGATGCTGGCCTCTATTATGCTGACGGTCTTGGCATTGCTGTTAGTGATTGCAGCGGATCATGACCCAGTCGGCAGACGGTCCGGCGCTATGACCTCGCTGCGACCGGTTGTGGCCATACCTCAAGCCGCACGGCCGCTGATTGTGGCTTCAGCAGGTGTATTCATTTCCACATGGGCCTTGACCGGTTTTTACCAATCATTCGCACCGACGATATCAGCTACTTATCTGGGTACCAGGAACCCTGTCATGGCTGCCTTGGTTATAGCATCGGTTGTAGGGCCACAACCGTTCGGCGCTGCGGTCAGCGGTCGTATACCCGTCCGCAAGGCACAGGTATACGGAAGCGTCACCTTCGCGTTCGCCGTATCGGCTATTGCATTTGGTCTGTATCGGCATTCCGCGCCGCTTGTCATTGGCAGCGGACTGATAGCAGGGCTCTCCCAAGGGGTCGGATATACCGCTTCAGTACGCATGCTGCTCGATAAGGTTACGGGCGACCAGCATGCTGGACTGATGTCGGCAATTTCCATGATTTCATATATCGGATCGGCGGTCCCCAGTTTTATCGCCGGTCAGCTCAGTCTTGTGATGTCCTTGCAAACCATAGCAACCGGGTATGTTGGCCTGGCTGCCGCAGGAGCACTACTGATCATAGGCATACGTCATCGAACTACGTAG
- a CDS encoding MmyB family transcriptional regulator: MQIEQEIRSFLMDRRARITPEQAGLPYVGGRRRVPGLRREEVAMLAGVSVEYYTRLERGKLGSASDSVLEAIAGVLRLNDDEYAHLRDLARNVTPTGRVRAPHHQRANPINDSVQQVLDSMSVPAVVQNERLDMLAANRMGRALYSDLIASSPNHVPNFARYAFLDPRSESFYEDTDASRDLIVAALRSAAGHDPADRALTELIGSLSACSQDFAKRWAKHNVQRHSRGRKLINHPFIGRLDLEYNDFALPGNPDISIVTYTAAPGSASADSLTILDTWASTQEESVKTLESQHERGTNEPKPSV, from the coding sequence ATGCAGATTGAACAGGAAATTCGAAGCTTCCTTATGGACAGGCGTGCCAGGATCACACCCGAACAGGCGGGTCTGCCATATGTCGGCGGCAGACGCAGAGTTCCGGGATTGCGCCGTGAAGAGGTCGCGATGCTGGCTGGGGTCAGTGTCGAATACTACACGCGCTTGGAGCGCGGGAAATTGGGAAGCGCTTCCGATAGCGTGTTGGAAGCAATTGCGGGGGTTTTGCGACTCAACGATGACGAGTATGCCCATTTGCGGGATTTAGCGCGCAATGTGACACCGACCGGACGGGTTCGTGCACCACACCACCAGCGAGCGAACCCAATCAATGATTCAGTCCAGCAGGTTCTTGATTCGATGAGCGTTCCGGCGGTGGTGCAGAACGAGCGGCTTGATATGCTGGCCGCGAACAGGATGGGGCGCGCGCTATACAGCGATTTGATCGCATCCAGTCCGAACCACGTTCCGAATTTCGCTCGATACGCGTTTCTGGATCCGCGTTCAGAATCATTCTACGAAGACACCGACGCCTCCCGCGATCTCATTGTTGCCGCATTGCGCTCGGCAGCTGGGCATGACCCGGCTGACAGAGCTTTGACCGAACTCATCGGCTCGCTAAGTGCTTGCAGCCAGGATTTTGCCAAACGTTGGGCCAAGCATAATGTGCAGCGACATTCACGTGGACGAAAGCTGATTAATCACCCCTTTATAGGACGACTTGATCTTGAGTACAATGATTTCGCGCTGCCAGGTAATCCCGATATTTCCATAGTGACATATACGGCAGCGCCAGGGTCAGCCAGTGCGGACAGCCTGACAATTCTGGACACCTGGGCATCAACCCAGGAAGAGTCTGTCAAAACGCTTGAGTCACAGCACGAGCGAGGCACCAACGAACCTAAACCGTCAGTATAA
- a CDS encoding SDR family oxidoreductase has translation MITDKVVAITGASSGIGAQTALLLARKGAKVMLSARREDRLQELVESITRKGGQAAYQIVDVTKPEDNHRLVQTTIDAFGRLDVMFLNAGLMPTAPLSALKTDEWDRTIDVNIKGVLNGIAAALPVFTAQKSGHFIATSSVAGLKAYPGGAVYGATKWALRDLMEVLRMECAQENSHIRTATIYPAAIRTELLNTISDEQSAAAMKQTYDAYQIDADRVANVVAFAIDQPEDTNVNEFTIGPTDQPW, from the coding sequence ATGATTACGGATAAAGTCGTGGCTATCACCGGTGCATCAAGCGGCATCGGCGCCCAGACAGCATTGCTGCTCGCCCGCAAGGGTGCGAAAGTCATGCTTAGTGCGCGACGCGAAGACAGATTACAGGAACTTGTGGAATCAATCACGCGGAAGGGCGGACAGGCCGCGTACCAGATCGTCGATGTGACGAAACCCGAAGACAATCACCGACTGGTACAGACGACAATCGACGCTTTCGGCCGTCTTGACGTCATGTTCCTGAATGCAGGTCTGATGCCCACCGCACCATTGTCCGCGCTCAAAACGGACGAGTGGGATCGCACGATCGACGTCAACATCAAAGGTGTGCTCAACGGCATAGCAGCGGCTTTGCCGGTATTTACGGCACAGAAGTCGGGGCATTTCATCGCCACCAGCTCGGTCGCGGGGCTTAAAGCATATCCAGGGGGCGCCGTGTATGGTGCCACCAAGTGGGCCTTACGCGATCTCATGGAAGTGCTGCGCATGGAGTGCGCCCAGGAGAACAGCCACATCAGAACCGCGACAATATACCCAGCCGCAATCAGAACGGAGCTGCTCAATACGATCAGCGATGAACAATCTGCCGCGGCCATGAAACAGACTTACGACGCATACCAGATCGATGCGGATCGCGTCGCCAATGTCGTCGCATTCGCCATCGATCAGCCAGAGGACACCAACGTCAACGAATTCACGATAGGGCCCACCGACCAACCCTGGTGA
- a CDS encoding cyclophilin-like fold protein codes for MTDRPIRLKFNGRTVPAVLYDNPAANSLYTQLPATLLFSDYGRQEVNARIPRKLTMKGMPEGCDPEIGDIGYNVAGVVVLHYSKIGYFKGTAVLGHIDADVSIFQGWDKPVEVSIDPVA; via the coding sequence ATGACAGACAGACCGATTCGACTGAAATTCAACGGACGCACGGTTCCTGCCGTCCTCTATGACAATCCAGCGGCCAATTCCCTGTACACGCAACTTCCTGCGACCTTGCTCTTCAGTGATTACGGACGCCAGGAGGTCAACGCCAGGATTCCGCGCAAACTCACCATGAAGGGCATGCCGGAAGGTTGCGATCCCGAAATCGGAGATATCGGATACAACGTGGCCGGTGTCGTCGTTCTGCATTATTCGAAGATTGGGTATTTCAAGGGAACAGCGGTATTGGGTCATATAGATGCCGATGTATCCATATTCCAAGGATGGGACAAGCCTGTTGAAGTCAGCATAGACCCGGTCGCGTGA
- a CDS encoding cyclophilin-like fold protein → MARHITITVNGTEYTADLVETKATEDLLAMLPMTLTLRRFGLNEQIAELPGKLDTSDSPAGTAAEVGDIDLYAPWGNFAMFYRAIPYSEGLVKLGHIRGDSSAWKRYGEGTHATFAAR, encoded by the coding sequence GTGGCACGGCACATCACGATAACCGTCAACGGCACGGAATATACCGCCGATCTCGTTGAGACGAAGGCCACGGAGGATCTGCTCGCCATGCTACCGATGACTCTGACCTTGCGTAGGTTCGGGCTCAATGAGCAGATCGCCGAATTGCCGGGGAAACTTGATACCAGTGATTCCCCAGCTGGGACCGCCGCTGAAGTTGGCGATATCGACTTGTATGCCCCTTGGGGAAATTTCGCCATGTTCTATCGTGCCATTCCCTATAGCGAAGGCCTGGTGAAACTCGGACACATCAGGGGTGATTCGAGCGCTTGGAAGCGCTACGGCGAAGGCACACACGCGACCTTCGCAGCTCGGTGA
- a CDS encoding NAD(P)H-binding protein, with product MPMKVLILGANGATARLVTERLLNETDNDLVLFLRHADRLSQYAHQERITLVEGDAQNISTLKTAMKDVDIVYSNLGGTDLADSTRAVLTAMKATSRTRLLFYSALGALHEVPGAFGEWNEQAIKDYLPGFRESDSLISHTPEITTTQFRPAWLTDNDEVNYETTARNEPFKGTEVSRKSVADFVVRLIKNPTLYANDSIGLDKPGTDGDKPAWL from the coding sequence ATGCCCATGAAAGTACTGATTCTCGGCGCGAATGGCGCCACCGCACGTCTGGTCACCGAACGATTACTGAACGAGACCGATAACGACCTGGTCCTGTTCCTGCGTCATGCCGACCGATTGAGCCAATACGCTCATCAGGAACGCATAACTCTCGTCGAAGGCGACGCCCAGAACATCTCGACGTTGAAGACCGCCATGAAAGATGTCGATATCGTGTATTCAAATCTCGGCGGGACCGATCTGGCAGATTCGACCCGGGCCGTGCTCACGGCGATGAAGGCGACCAGTCGGACCAGGCTCCTATTCTACAGCGCTCTTGGCGCACTGCATGAGGTGCCCGGAGCCTTCGGAGAATGGAACGAGCAAGCGATCAAGGACTATCTACCTGGATTCCGCGAATCAGACTCACTCATCAGTCACACCCCGGAGATCACCACCACGCAGTTCCGCCCGGCGTGGCTCACTGACAACGATGAGGTCAACTATGAGACCACCGCTCGTAATGAACCCTTTAAAGGCACTGAGGTCTCACGTAAAAGCGTTGCAGATTTCGTTGTCAGACTGATCAAGAATCCAACACTCTACGCTAATGACAGCATCGGCCTTGACAAGCCGGGAACCGATGGTGACAAACCTGCGTGGTTATAG